Part of the Nitrospirota bacterium genome is shown below.
CTTCACGATCGCCTCGGTGTCGCCGATATCGAACGACGGCATGCCGCAGCACCGTTGCTCCGGCACGACCACATGGACCCCGTTTTTCTCGAGTACCTGCACCGTCGCTTTCCCGACGTCCGTCGCCTGGTAGTTGACGAGGCAACTCACGAACAGCGCGACCTTTCGCTTGGCCGGGCCGGATGATGCCGGTCGCCGCGCCCGACCCCACCAGCGAGCAAACGTCTCCCGCGCGAAGGGCAGCACGTGCCGGTCCTTGTGCAGCCCCAGCACCCGATCGAGCCACGCGCGGACCCACCGGCGCCCCATCATCCAGTTGGCGATCGGCGCCGCCAGGCTGCCGGCGGCGCCGATCAGGTCGGTCTTGATCAGGAGACGGTCCCGCCAGCGCACGCCCTTCTCCGCCGCAAGCCGCTTCTTCCATGCGAGCATCATCCGGGGGAAATCGATCTCGTACTGATGAGGCGGGGTATAGGGGCAGTGATTGAAACAGAGCTTGCAGTAGTAGCATTCGTGGGCGATCTGTTCGAAATCGGCCGGCGCGAGCTTGGACACATCGCTCTCCTGCGCGTCGATCCGGTCGAACAGCGTGTTGAAAGAGGGACAGAGATTGAAGCACCGGCGGCAGCCGTCGCAGATCTCGTACACGCGCAGTGTTTCCTTGTCCAACTGCGACCGCTCGACCGGATTGATCAGGCTCAGGCCTTTCATGGGCGAGGCAAACACGCTCTCAGCCATCAGCGTCAGCCGCCAGCTCCGGATATCCGCGAGTCCTTTGCTGAGAGCTGACTGCTGAAAGCTGATGACTCTCGGTTGTTATCCCTGTTTCAGGCTCTCCAATCCCTTGGTGAAGCGGTTGGCGTGGGACCGCTCCGCCTTCGCCAGGGTTTCGAACCATTCGGCCAGCTCGGCGAATCCTTCCTCGCGGGCGGTCTTGGCCATGCCCGGATACATCTGGGTGTATTCGTAGGTCTCGCCTTCGATGGCCGACTTTAAGTTGGCTTCCGTATTGCCGATCGGCACATCGGTCACCGGATCGCCGACCTCTTTCAGGAAATCCAGATGGCCGAACGCGTGGCCCGTCTCCGCCTCCGAAGTGTCGCGGAACAGGCCGCCGATGTCCGGATAGCCTTCGATGTCCGCGCGCCGTGCGAAATAGAGATAGCGGCGGTTCGCCTGGGACTCGCCCGCGAAGGCGTGCTTCAGGTTTTCATGACTCTTGGTGCCTTTGAGACTCTTGCTCATCGTTCCCTCCTCCTCTGAACAGATGGGTGTGCTGATGAATGATGACCTAGATGGTGAGTCGCGGCGCCCGGCCTCTTCCTGCGCCGGCACGCTGCGCAGTAGCCGTGAAATTCGACCCGGTGCCCCGTGACCTCGAAGTCCAGCCGGCTTCCGACCCGGACCGAGAGTCGATCGAGCGTGGCATCCATGAGGTCTTCGATCTTCCGGCACCCCAGACAGATCAGGTGATGGTGCAGGCCGATGTTGGCGTCGAACCGGGATCGGTCGTGCCAATAATTGACTTCGCGCACGAGGCCGGCTTCGCGCAGCACGCCGAGCGTGTAGTACACCGTGTTCCGAGAGATCATCGGGTGGATCTTTTTGACTTCCCGATACAGATCCTCGGCCGTCGGATGGCTGGTGGTGCCGGCCAACGCCCCGTAGATCGCCGCCCGCTGAGGCGTCATGCGCACGCCGCGTTCCCGAAACCGCTTCCGCATCTCGCCAAGACCGACTGTCATTTGATTCCTCGATAGGAATGATTCCTAAATATCACGCGGACGCCGGCATGATCAAGAGGGCCGGATTCACGTCGTGTTTCAGGAGGTTTGGCCGTACACCGGCAATTCGTCGGCCATGTCGGCGAGCGGCTTGTACGCACGATCTTTCGACGACAGCAGCGGCTCGGCCACCGGCCAGGCGATCCCCAAACTGCCGTCGTTCCACAGGATGCCGCGCTCGTCGGACGGGGAATAGAACTGCGTGCACTTGTACAGGAAAGCCGCGGCATCGCTTGTCACGCAGAATCCGTGCGCATACCCCGGCGGGATATAGAGTTGGAGGCGGTTCTCGGCGGACAGCTCGACGCCGTACCATTTGCCGAACGTGGGAGAGCCCTTGCGGATGTCGAGCACCACGTCGAAGACCGCGCCGTACGGCACCATGACCAGCTTGCCCTGGGCTTGCTTGAGTTGGTAGTGCAGGCCCCGGACGGTTCCGCGCACGGACCAGGAAAAGTTATCCTGCACGAACGGACCTTCGATGCCGGCCCGGGCATAGCGCGTCGCATGGTACGTCTCCATGAAGAACCCGCGCGCATCCTGAAAGACATCCGGCTCGATCAACAGCACGCCTTCCAATTCGGTGGGTATCACGCGCACCGCGCCCTCCTCTGTACAGCGATTGTACGGCCGTGTCGGCGGCCCAATGAGCGGCCCATCTTACTCCGTTCCGTTTTGGAGGAGAAACTACGTGAACGAATGGCCTCGCGCCCATTTTCAAAGCGGTCTTCATGAGCGATAGTTCACCCATGCATGATGAAAACATGAGCGGCCAAGAGGCAAGGGACTCGGGGCAAAAGAGGAAGAAACTCCGACCTCTAGCCGCGGGCCTCTAGCCTCGCGCCTCTTTTCACAGCGTTACGGCTCGTCGTCGTCATCGCCCGGATCCATCGGCGGGTAGAGTTGCTGGAAACGCTCAATCAGCGGCAGGGCGGCAGGCGTGCTGGGGAGCGTCGGCTCGCTGGGCGGATGGTCCCACGTCAGGACCGTAATGCCCGCTTCCGTCAAACGGCTTCGAATCGTCTCCACCATCGCCTCCAGTGTGACCTCCGTCCCGAACCGGAGATCGATCACCCGCTTTTCCGGAGCCGTGGGCGGAGGATCGGTGTGGACCAGCGCCCAACAGCGATCGAAAATCTCGGCGCGCAAGTCTTCAGGAATGTTGAGGGAGGGGAGCCCGGATGTGCAGAGCGCCACCACGAACAGGACGAACTGCAGGTCGTCCATGCCGGGCCGATGGACATCCAGCGAGGGCATGACGGCCGTTCCTTAGCAGAGCGATCGAGCGGAGTCAACGGCGGGCGGCAATCTGGACAGGCGTGATCCGCGCCCAGTATGATCTGGCGGAGACGACGAGACGGAGAGACGAACGATGGTGACCATTACGCTGATGGGGCAACTCCAGGCTGCCGACGGCGAGCGCGACCTGGCCTGCGAAGTGACCGACCCCGTCACGGTGCGACAACTGATCCAGCGCCAGGGCCGGAACTTGCGGGATATCCTGCAATTGATGAAGGAAAAGAAAGTGCTGGTGACCGTCAACAAGCGGATCGCCAGCATGGACACAGTGGTCCACGACGGCGACGCCATTAAGCTGGTCGGTCACGACGGCACAGGAGGAAGCGGGTTGGGTCCCTCACTCGTCTGACCGGATTTGTGCGGCCCTGGAAGAAGAGAGGGCCGGTTCCCGCGGGAACCGGCCCTCCTCTTTTGGGAAGCGTATGAAGCCTGAACAAGCAGGATCGCTCAGTTCAGTGCAACCTGGTCGTTTATGCTCACTTCTTCCCGAGAATGGCATCCTTGGCGACTTTCGCGACGCGGAACTTGACCACGCGCTTAGCAGGAATCTTGATCGGCTCGCCGGTCTGAGGGTTGCGTCCCATGCGTGCCTTCCGATTCGACAACACCAGCTTGCCGATCCCGGGAACGGTGAAGGTGTTCTTCGCCTCCTTGTACGCGAGCGCGGCGAGCTCATCGAGAATCTGGACGGCGGCCTTCTTGGTGATGCCG
Proteins encoded:
- a CDS encoding heterodisulfide reductase-related iron-sulfur binding cluster, translating into MAESVFASPMKGLSLINPVERSQLDKETLRVYEICDGCRRCFNLCPSFNTLFDRIDAQESDVSKLAPADFEQIAHECYYCKLCFNHCPYTPPHQYEIDFPRMMLAWKKRLAAEKGVRWRDRLLIKTDLIGAAGSLAAPIANWMMGRRWVRAWLDRVLGLHKDRHVLPFARETFARWWGRARRPASSGPAKRKVALFVSCLVNYQATDVGKATVQVLEKNGVHVVVPEQRCCGMPSFDIGDTEAIVKAARANLRDLKPWLDEGYDVVVPVPSCSLMLKREYPYLLPGDDAAQLAQRTFDVCEYLMKLQQAGELATDFPRKPGRVAYQIPCHLRDQNIGFKSKELMECAGARVEVVERCSGHDGTWAAKVEFFDLSMKIAGKAVRDIEKAPADLIASDCPLAGLQLDQAGASGHAGGKRTLHPIQIVRDAYGLPS
- a CDS encoding rubrerythrin family protein; the protein is MSKSLKGTKSHENLKHAFAGESQANRRYLYFARRADIEGYPDIGGLFRDTSEAETGHAFGHLDFLKEVGDPVTDVPIGNTEANLKSAIEGETYEYTQMYPGMAKTAREEGFAELAEWFETLAKAERSHANRFTKGLESLKQG
- a CDS encoding Fur family transcriptional regulator encodes the protein MTVGLGEMRKRFRERGVRMTPQRAAIYGALAGTTSHPTAEDLYREVKKIHPMISRNTVYYTLGVLREAGLVREVNYWHDRSRFDANIGLHHHLICLGCRKIEDLMDATLDRLSVRVGSRLDFEVTGHRVEFHGYCAACRRRKRPGAATHHLGHHSSAHPSVQRRRER
- the rfbC gene encoding dTDP-4-dehydrorhamnose 3,5-epimerase encodes the protein MRVIPTELEGVLLIEPDVFQDARGFFMETYHATRYARAGIEGPFVQDNFSWSVRGTVRGLHYQLKQAQGKLVMVPYGAVFDVVLDIRKGSPTFGKWYGVELSAENRLQLYIPPGYAHGFCVTSDAAAFLYKCTQFYSPSDERGILWNDGSLGIAWPVAEPLLSSKDRAYKPLADMADELPVYGQTS
- a CDS encoding MoaD/ThiS family protein, giving the protein MVTITLMGQLQAADGERDLACEVTDPVTVRQLIQRQGRNLRDILQLMKEKKVLVTVNKRIASMDTVVHDGDAIKLVGHDGTGGSGLGPSLV
- a CDS encoding HU family DNA-binding protein, producing the protein MAKSMTKSQIADHLAGKAGITKKAAVQILDELAALAYKEAKNTFTVPGIGKLVLSNRKARMGRNPQTGEPIKIPAKRVVKFRVAKVAKDAILGKK